A stretch of [Clostridium] scindens DNA encodes these proteins:
- a CDS encoding glycosyltransferase family 2 protein: MKYISFAIPCYNSQDYMAHAIESILPGGDEVEIIIVNDGSKDKTSQIAHEYMDKYPDIIKVIDKENGGHGDAVNAGLANASGKYFKVVDSDDWVDEEALHKILMLMRHLEEDNEQIDMLISNYVYEKVGVTHKKCIHYRNVLPQDEVFRWDDIGHFRLDQYILMHSVIYRTDMLKLSQMRLPKHTFYVDNIYVYYPLPHVRKIYYLDVDFYRYFIGREDQSVNEKVMIARVDQQIFVTKTMIDMYQLKKVTSKKLRQYMINYLAIMMTVSSILLIRSKEKENLEKKKELWLYLKKRDMKTYIKIRYGILGQTMNIPGKSGRKISSLAYTVARRIIGFN, translated from the coding sequence ATGAAGTATATTTCATTTGCAATCCCATGCTATAATTCCCAGGATTACATGGCCCATGCCATTGAAAGCATCCTGCCGGGCGGGGATGAGGTAGAGATTATTATCGTGAATGATGGTTCTAAAGATAAAACTTCGCAGATTGCCCATGAGTATATGGACAAGTATCCGGATATAATCAAAGTGATTGACAAAGAAAATGGAGGGCATGGCGACGCGGTCAACGCCGGACTTGCCAATGCAAGTGGAAAGTATTTTAAGGTTGTGGACAGTGATGACTGGGTGGATGAGGAGGCGCTGCATAAGATACTGATGCTGATGCGCCATCTGGAAGAGGACAATGAGCAGATTGACATGCTGATTTCCAACTATGTCTATGAAAAAGTAGGGGTCACCCATAAAAAATGCATACACTACCGGAACGTTCTTCCGCAGGACGAGGTGTTCCGCTGGGATGATATCGGACATTTCCGTTTAGATCAATATATTCTGATGCATTCTGTAATCTATCGGACGGACATGCTCAAGCTGAGCCAGATGAGACTGCCGAAGCATACCTTCTACGTGGATAATATCTATGTATACTATCCCCTGCCTCATGTACGCAAGATATATTATCTGGATGTAGATTTTTACAGGTACTTTATTGGAAGAGAGGATCAGTCCGTCAATGAGAAGGTAATGATTGCAAGAGTAGACCAGCAGATATTCGTAACCAAGACCATGATAGACATGTACCAGCTGAAAAAGGTGACCAGCAAGAAACTGAGACAGTATATGATAAATTACCTGGCAATCATGATGACGGTATCTTCGATTCTTTTGATCCGTTCAAAGGAGAAGGAGAATCTGGAGAAGAAAAAGGAATTGTGGCTGTATCTGAAGAAGCGGGATATGAAGACCTACATTAAGATCCGCTACGGAATCCTGGGTCAGACCATGAATATCCCGGGCAAGTCAGGCCGGAAGATCTCTTCGCTGGCTTATACGGTTGCAAGAAGAATAATCGGATTTAATTAA
- a CDS encoding putative bifunctional diguanylate cyclase/phosphodiesterase: MSLFSARSITRIRNYGKLINYVGIVRGATQRVIKLETNDKPDDELIAYVDGIMEELLTGEGQYGLKRTSYADFNNELELLNENWSQIKKEIYDVRQGADKERLLKQSEELFDVANDTVFSIQEYSGQRSTALVRQMVITGVFCLIVSIFAIGYYVRKYFRLREKTAELADQAGRDELTGAYAIERFYAEGQEIIDQNQGAKLAVVYIDFENFKYINDVFGYEYGDRVLKEYARTLTDSLKENELLSRSMADQFLVLRCYEDKQDLLNMQRKIDRDFMKREVLPDKHVMAIACGICCIEDTIEKLDIRGFVNRANYAQKTIKNAPGSNYAFYNESIREQMFREIHIADRMGSALAAGEFIVYFQPKVSPYTGEIEAAEALVRWKTSEGKMIMPGEFIPVFEKEHLIGRLDQYVFEEVCRFMQDRYREGARVVPVSVNVSKIRFYTADFVKNYAAIKERYQIPDGMLEIEFTETVACESQDYMLEIIKELHDNGFQCSMDDFGTGYSSLGMLKDLEIDVLKLDALFFRGNPDSKKEQLIVKGILGIIKELDIKSVAEGIETKKQLEFLKECGCDLIQGYYYYKPMPGEEFRKLLIGRQDVSLASGNEGGNR, from the coding sequence ATGAGTCTTTTCTCAGCCCGGTCAATCACCCGCATCCGTAATTATGGAAAATTAATTAATTATGTAGGAATTGTACGCGGGGCTACTCAGCGAGTCATAAAACTGGAAACTAACGATAAGCCGGATGACGAATTGATAGCATACGTGGATGGCATCATGGAGGAATTGCTGACAGGCGAAGGCCAGTATGGACTTAAGAGAACCAGTTATGCAGACTTTAACAACGAGCTGGAATTATTAAATGAAAATTGGAGCCAGATTAAAAAAGAGATCTATGATGTAAGGCAAGGGGCGGATAAAGAAAGGCTTTTAAAGCAAAGCGAAGAATTGTTTGACGTGGCAAATGATACGGTATTCTCTATCCAGGAATATTCCGGACAGCGTTCGACAGCGCTTGTCAGACAGATGGTTATAACTGGAGTATTCTGCCTGATTGTCAGCATATTCGCCATAGGCTATTATGTGAGAAAGTATTTCCGGCTTCGGGAAAAGACGGCGGAACTGGCTGATCAGGCCGGGCGGGATGAACTGACCGGCGCATATGCTATCGAGCGCTTTTATGCAGAAGGTCAGGAGATCATTGATCAGAATCAGGGAGCAAAGCTAGCGGTAGTATATATCGATTTTGAGAACTTCAAATATATCAATGATGTATTCGGCTATGAGTATGGGGACAGGGTTCTGAAAGAATATGCCAGGACCCTGACAGATTCCCTGAAGGAGAATGAACTTCTCTCCCGCTCTATGGCTGACCAGTTTCTGGTCCTGCGGTGCTATGAAGACAAGCAGGACCTGCTGAATATGCAGAGGAAGATCGACCGGGATTTCATGAAGCGCGAAGTCCTTCCTGACAAGCATGTGATGGCGATCGCATGTGGAATCTGCTGTATTGAAGATACCATTGAAAAACTGGATATAAGGGGATTTGTCAATCGGGCGAATTATGCCCAGAAGACCATCAAGAACGCGCCAGGCAGCAACTATGCGTTCTATAATGAAAGCATTCGCGAGCAGATGTTCCGGGAAATCCATATTGCGGACCGTATGGGAAGCGCGCTTGCGGCGGGCGAATTCATCGTTTATTTCCAGCCGAAGGTGTCACCCTATACAGGAGAGATCGAGGCCGCGGAGGCCCTGGTACGCTGGAAGACTTCGGAAGGCAAGATGATAATGCCGGGAGAGTTCATTCCTGTATTCGAAAAGGAGCATCTGATCGGACGTCTGGATCAGTATGTTTTTGAAGAGGTGTGCAGATTCATGCAGGATAGATATCGGGAGGGAGCCAGGGTAGTTCCGGTATCCGTTAATGTATCAAAGATCCGATTCTATACGGCGGATTTTGTCAAGAATTATGCCGCGATTAAAGAGCGGTACCAGATACCCGATGGCATGCTGGAGATCGAGTTTACAGAAACGGTGGCCTGCGAGAGCCAGGACTATATGCTTGAGATTATAAAGGAATTGCATGACAATGGCTTTCAGTGCAGCATGGATGATTTTGGCACCGGGTATTCTTCGCTTGGGATGTTGAAGGATTTGGAAATAGACGTGTTAAAATTAGATGCCCTGTTCTTCCGGGGCAACCCGGACAGCAAAAAGGAGCAGCTGATCGTAAAAGGCATTCTCGGAATAATCAAGGAATTGGATATTAAGTCTGTAGCCGAGGGCATTGAGACGAAGAAACAGTTGGAATTCTTAAAGGAGTGCGGATGCGACTTGATACAAGGATACTATTATTATAAGCCCATGCCTGGCGAGGAATTCAGGAAACTATTGATTGGCCGGCAAGACGTCTCCCTTGCGTCTGGAAACGAAGGAGGAAACAGATGA
- a CDS encoding 6-phosphofructokinase yields MTKNIIVGQSGGPTAVINGSLYGVVAEGLKHPDRIGRVYGMINGIEGFLQGHMMDIGALDQTNELEMVRTTPGAYLGSCRYKLPESLEDAVYPQLFQKFKEHGIGYFFYIRGNDSMDTVSKLSRYAQTIGSDIRFIGVPKTIDNDLVETDHTPGYGSAAKYVATVVREISADATVYDNKQSVTIVEIMGRHAGWLTAASILARKFEGDNPVLIYVPEVAFDQEAFIAKVTESLKHTPNLVVCISEGIHDKDGTFICEYSSEVGTDTFGHKMLTGSGKYLENLVKERLGVKVRSIELNVCQRCSCAHLSRVDLDESENAGIFAVLSALAGETGKMINFIRNKSVPYELSYGTADVNIICNQEKTVPLEWIIADGSDISNEFIDYVRPLTQGFVELPTKNGIPLFAYRK; encoded by the coding sequence ATGACAAAAAATATTATCGTCGGACAATCGGGCGGGCCTACCGCCGTAATCAATGGAAGCCTGTACGGAGTCGTTGCAGAAGGACTTAAGCATCCTGACCGTATCGGCCGCGTATATGGAATGATCAACGGAATCGAGGGATTCCTTCAGGGACATATGATGGACATCGGCGCTTTAGACCAGACAAATGAACTGGAAATGGTACGTACCACGCCAGGCGCATATCTTGGCTCCTGCCGGTACAAGCTGCCGGAGAGTCTGGAGGACGCAGTGTATCCACAGCTTTTCCAGAAATTTAAGGAGCATGGCATCGGCTATTTCTTCTATATCAGGGGAAATGATTCCATGGATACGGTCAGCAAACTGTCCCGCTACGCCCAGACTATCGGCAGCGATATCCGCTTCATCGGCGTGCCAAAGACCATCGACAATGACCTGGTAGAGACGGATCATACGCCGGGATACGGAAGCGCCGCCAAATACGTTGCCACCGTCGTAAGAGAGATCTCGGCTGACGCCACCGTCTATGACAATAAGCAGTCTGTCACCATCGTAGAGATTATGGGACGCCATGCCGGATGGCTGACTGCCGCCAGTATTCTTGCCCGCAAATTCGAGGGGGACAACCCTGTACTCATCTATGTGCCGGAGGTTGCCTTTGACCAGGAGGCCTTCATCGCCAAGGTAACAGAATCCCTGAAGCATACGCCTAATCTGGTAGTCTGCATCTCAGAGGGGATCCATGACAAGGATGGCACTTTTATCTGCGAATACTCCAGCGAAGTAGGAACCGATACCTTCGGGCACAAGATGCTGACTGGCTCCGGCAAGTATCTGGAAAACCTTGTCAAGGAAAGGCTTGGAGTCAAAGTACGCTCCATCGAGCTAAACGTATGCCAGCGCTGCTCCTGCGCCCACTTGTCCAGAGTCGATCTTGACGAGTCCGAGAATGCAGGCATATTCGCCGTGCTGTCCGCCCTTGCGGGAGAGACCGGCAAGATGATCAACTTCATCCGTAACAAAAGCGTTCCTTATGAACTGTCGTATGGCACTGCCGATGTCAACATCATCTGCAACCAGGAAAAGACCGTGCCTTTGGAGTGGATCATTGCGGATGGCTCCGATATCAGCAATGAATTCATAGATTATGTTCGGCCGCTGACCCAAGGATTTGTAGAACTGCCTACCAAGAACGGAATACCGCTTTTCGCTTATAGAAAATAG
- a CDS encoding KamA family radical SAM protein, translating to MRWEKILADNVTTLDELSASIPQIKEYGDIASKVLNKYPMSIPRYYLSLVNPDDADDPIRKMCIPSFLEMDLAGTFDTSGESSNTKLQGLQHKYPQTVLLLSTNRCAMYCRYCFRKRMVGSGTQEVVADIREAMSYIREHKEITNVLISGGDSFLLNTDVIREYLDSLTAIGHLDYIRFGTKTPVVFPQRILEDSRLQDILQEYGRKKQIYIVTQFNHPRELTEDSISAVRCLQGLGLIVKNQTVLLKGVNDCPETLALLFRRFTELGIIPYYIFQCRPVTGVMNQFQVPLQAGYDIIEQAKAMQNGNGKCFRYVPSNPDGKIEILGRTDAGQMVFKYHQAKDSDNLGRVFQREVGPDICWIE from the coding sequence ATGAGATGGGAAAAAATACTGGCAGACAATGTCACTACTCTGGATGAATTATCAGCATCGATCCCACAGATCAAAGAATATGGAGATATTGCGTCAAAAGTGCTGAACAAATATCCCATGTCCATTCCACGTTACTATCTGTCTCTTGTCAATCCAGATGATGCCGATGACCCTATCCGGAAGATGTGCATTCCCTCCTTCCTGGAAATGGATCTTGCCGGCACATTCGACACCAGCGGCGAAAGTTCCAATACAAAACTGCAGGGACTTCAGCATAAGTATCCGCAAACGGTACTGCTGCTTTCCACGAACCGCTGCGCCATGTACTGCAGATACTGCTTTCGCAAGCGTATGGTGGGAAGCGGCACGCAAGAGGTCGTGGCAGATATTAGGGAAGCCATGTCCTATATACGGGAACATAAGGAAATTACCAATGTTCTCATCTCAGGAGGAGACTCCTTCCTGTTGAATACGGACGTCATCAGGGAATACCTGGATTCGCTTACCGCTATCGGTCATCTTGATTATATCCGGTTCGGAACCAAGACCCCTGTCGTCTTCCCCCAGCGTATACTGGAAGATTCCAGATTGCAGGACATTCTTCAGGAATATGGGCGTAAGAAACAGATCTATATCGTGACACAGTTCAATCACCCCAGAGAATTAACAGAAGATTCTATAAGTGCCGTAAGATGCCTGCAAGGCCTCGGCCTGATCGTCAAAAACCAGACGGTTCTTTTAAAAGGAGTCAATGACTGTCCCGAAACACTTGCCCTGCTTTTCCGGCGCTTCACAGAACTTGGGATCATCCCTTACTACATCTTCCAATGCAGGCCGGTGACCGGTGTGATGAACCAATTCCAGGTTCCCTTACAGGCTGGCTATGATATCATAGAGCAGGCGAAGGCCATGCAGAATGGCAATGGGAAATGCTTCCGCTATGTTCCGTCTAATCCGGACGGCAAGATTGAGATTCTGGGACGGACCGATGCCGGGCAGATGGTGTTCAAATATCACCAGGCCAAGGACTCTGATAATCTGGGGCGGGTGTTTCAAAGAGAGGTGGGGCCGGATATCTGCTGGATCGAGTAG
- a CDS encoding helix-turn-helix transcriptional regulator, translating into MSKTERLIAMMMTINSKRHFTVGELAEEFSVSKRTILRDLQALEEVGFPLYSEVGAAGGYHVLKERVLPPIAFSENEAMAIFFAYQSLQYYKDIPFKQESLSVLKKFLSNLPPDIQNSIARMQDKVLFWIPDRHCTAPLLREIFDIVTAGYCATIRYTSEYAISVRTIVPIGLYAMNGLWYCPAYCLKAKAIREFRVDRIEEIVEAGEYEEESLEGKEIPSLKEYLDHKESGDEIHITIRLTKLGVKRCEADFLLARGLTVLPGGEGIIDMEIARSSLELVAECLAALGDNAAVIQSDELLDLMRRKARELYYHYCREP; encoded by the coding sequence ATGTCAAAAACTGAGCGGCTCATAGCAATGATGATGACAATAAATTCCAAAAGACATTTTACGGTGGGAGAATTGGCGGAAGAATTTTCCGTGTCCAAAAGGACCATATTGAGGGATTTGCAGGCTCTGGAAGAGGTGGGCTTTCCATTATATTCAGAAGTGGGCGCCGCAGGCGGATACCATGTTCTTAAGGAACGCGTACTGCCGCCGATTGCCTTTTCAGAAAATGAGGCAATGGCCATCTTTTTTGCCTATCAATCCCTTCAGTATTATAAGGACATTCCTTTTAAGCAGGAGAGTCTTTCGGTGTTAAAAAAGTTTCTCAGCAATCTGCCGCCGGATATACAAAATAGTATTGCCAGGATGCAGGATAAAGTCCTATTCTGGATTCCTGACAGGCATTGCACTGCCCCGCTGCTTAGAGAGATATTTGACATTGTTACTGCCGGATACTGTGCCACGATCCGGTATACCTCGGAATATGCGATAAGCGTGCGGACCATCGTGCCAATTGGGCTGTATGCTATGAACGGACTGTGGTATTGCCCGGCTTACTGCCTGAAGGCAAAGGCGATACGCGAGTTCCGCGTGGATCGTATTGAAGAGATTGTAGAGGCAGGGGAATATGAAGAGGAATCGCTGGAAGGAAAAGAGATTCCATCCCTGAAGGAATACCTTGATCATAAAGAAAGCGGAGATGAGATCCATATTACCATCCGGCTTACAAAACTGGGAGTCAAGCGCTGCGAGGCTGATTTTTTGCTGGCGCGCGGACTCACAGTCCTGCCGGGCGGGGAAGGGATCATTGATATGGAGATCGCCAGGTCATCCCTGGAACTGGTGGCAGAATGCCTGGCAGCCCTGGGAGATAATGCCGCCGTTATTCAGTCGGATGAATTACTGGATCTGATGCGGCGAAAGGCCAGGGAACTGTATTACCATTATTGCCGGGAGCCTTAG
- the rbr gene encoding rubrerythrin yields the protein MAIDFKESKTRENLMRAFAGESQARNRYTIAAEVAREQGLFAVNQVFLFTADQERAHAKRFYDLLKNLSGTTIHIDGGYPVDHFDSVIELLKAAEHNEMEEYEDVYQNFGDIAKEEGFIEVASAFYQIARVEQTHAKRFGKLACMLENNQYFESKEDKYWMCLNCGHIHKGKLVPEVCPVCRHERGYFIPASMAPYFECEFIK from the coding sequence ATGGCTATTGATTTTAAAGAAAGTAAGACAAGAGAGAATCTGATGAGAGCATTTGCCGGGGAGAGCCAGGCAAGAAACCGCTATACGATAGCAGCCGAGGTTGCAAGAGAGCAGGGGTTATTTGCCGTCAACCAGGTATTTCTCTTTACTGCAGACCAAGAGCGCGCTCATGCAAAGCGCTTCTATGATCTGCTTAAGAACCTATCGGGAACGACCATCCATATTGACGGAGGCTACCCGGTAGACCATTTTGACAGCGTGATCGAACTGTTAAAAGCCGCGGAGCATAACGAGATGGAAGAGTATGAGGATGTGTACCAGAACTTCGGAGATATAGCCAAAGAAGAAGGCTTCATAGAAGTGGCGTCCGCGTTCTACCAGATAGCAAGGGTAGAGCAGACGCATGCAAAGCGGTTTGGCAAGCTGGCCTGCATGCTGGAGAATAATCAGTATTTTGAAAGCAAAGAGGATAAGTACTGGATGTGCCTGAACTGCGGGCATATTCATAAGGGCAAGCTGGTTCCGGAAGTGTGTCCGGTATGCCGCCACGAACGTGGATACTTTATACCGGCAAGCATGGCTCCATATTTTGAATGCGAGTTTATCAAATAA
- a CDS encoding NUDIX domain-containing protein: MKLSTLCYIEQDGRYLMLHRTVKKNDVNKDKWIGVGGHFEQDESPEECLLREVWEETGYTLTSYRYRGLVTFVSGNGVTEYMSLFTADGFVGEPIPCDEGELEWVDIEDVWNLNIWEGDKIFFRLMDEEEEFFSLKLVYDGHDKLVSAALNGKPMELFDILNPDGSKTGIVRERGVAHREGSLHATAHIWVVRKNHKSGYDVLLQKRSACKDSNPGCYDISSAGHVASGDTVIESAVREIKEELGITASEEELHYVGVHHGAFEDVFYGRMFRDNELSSVYVYTEPVEIEELTLQESEVEEVIWMDYEECMQEVQEGTLANCIYEEEFRMVGEYLKEYSKE, encoded by the coding sequence ATGAAACTAAGCACGCTATGCTACATCGAGCAGGACGGGCGTTATCTGATGCTGCACCGAACCGTAAAGAAAAACGATGTAAATAAAGATAAGTGGATTGGCGTAGGGGGCCACTTCGAACAGGATGAAAGCCCGGAAGAGTGCCTGCTAAGAGAAGTATGGGAAGAGACCGGATACACGCTTACGTCTTACCGTTACAGAGGACTTGTAACTTTCGTATCCGGCAATGGGGTTACCGAATACATGTCCCTGTTTACCGCGGACGGCTTTGTAGGCGAGCCGATTCCATGTGATGAGGGGGAATTGGAATGGGTGGACATTGAAGATGTATGGAACTTAAACATCTGGGAAGGGGATAAGATCTTCTTCCGGCTGATGGATGAAGAAGAGGAGTTCTTTTCCCTGAAACTGGTTTATGACGGACATGACAAGCTGGTATCTGCCGCGTTGAACGGAAAGCCAATGGAATTATTCGATATACTTAACCCGGACGGCTCTAAGACCGGAATCGTGAGAGAGCGGGGCGTTGCCCACCGGGAAGGAAGCCTTCATGCCACCGCGCATATCTGGGTGGTAAGAAAGAACCACAAGAGCGGGTATGACGTGCTGCTTCAAAAGAGAAGCGCTTGCAAGGATTCCAATCCAGGATGTTATGACATCTCGTCCGCAGGCCATGTGGCTTCGGGGGATACAGTGATAGAATCGGCAGTCAGGGAGATAAAAGAGGAACTAGGCATCACGGCGTCAGAAGAAGAACTGCATTATGTAGGCGTACATCATGGAGCCTTTGAGGATGTATTTTACGGCAGGATGTTCCGGGACAACGAGCTTAGTTCGGTCTATGTGTATACGGAGCCCGTAGAGATAGAGGAACTGACCTTGCAGGAGTCGGAAGTAGAAGAAGTCATCTGGATGGATTACGAGGAATGCATGCAAGAGGTTCAGGAGGGGACTCTTGCGAATTGCATATATGAAGAGGAATTCAGAATGGTAGGAGAGTATTTGAAAGAGTATTCTAAAGAGTAG
- a CDS encoding MFS transporter, with translation MKLSQRQVWVITIGCFLSYFLFGFIDNLKGTTIPAILKDVGFNYSKGGTIIFSEYTGFFLATFFAGLLADLLGKKFSLVLAGLCLILGVIGYASSSHLAMFVAFIFLIGLGLGSLELSGSNIISGIHEQHKGRYMNLLNAFYGIGSIITPILAGHFLNIGFSFRTIYRYSLFVIVPITVYFIVMRYPRDTAPDEAEKKIDFKDLIQIISQKDVLLMYVVIFAYVAAEIGMATWMVEFFQQERHVSVVASSLYLSIHFAGMTIGRLLGSFFVDKAGHLKSLLIFSLLAVLCISLGIFGPPSIAIVLAFTGFCFSIIFPTATAAVSGIPAKSSGTMLGMFFACGGLGGMIGPWLIGFVNDLLGLKMGMSVNILFCIIIVFSLITLLRQKHCS, from the coding sequence ATGAAATTAAGCCAGCGGCAGGTATGGGTGATTACGATCGGATGTTTTTTGAGTTATTTTTTATTTGGGTTTATAGATAATCTGAAGGGGACGACGATTCCAGCCATTCTTAAAGATGTGGGATTTAATTATTCAAAAGGCGGCACGATTATTTTCAGCGAATATACCGGCTTTTTTCTTGCAACCTTTTTTGCGGGGCTGCTTGCAGACTTGCTGGGCAAGAAATTCTCTCTTGTGTTGGCAGGGCTCTGTCTGATCCTGGGCGTGATCGGATATGCCTCTTCTTCCCATCTGGCCATGTTTGTGGCTTTCATATTCCTGATCGGGCTTGGACTTGGCTCCCTTGAGTTAAGCGGAAGCAATATCATCTCCGGAATCCATGAGCAGCATAAAGGGCGCTATATGAATCTTCTGAACGCCTTCTATGGCATTGGCTCCATTATCACGCCTATTTTAGCCGGGCATTTTTTGAACATCGGCTTCTCTTTTCGAACCATCTACAGATATAGTCTGTTTGTCATAGTTCCAATCACGGTTTATTTTATTGTCATGAGATATCCAAGGGATACAGCCCCGGATGAGGCTGAGAAGAAGATTGATTTTAAAGATCTGATTCAAATTATTTCCCAGAAAGATGTTCTATTAATGTATGTGGTCATATTCGCATATGTGGCCGCCGAGATTGGCATGGCAACGTGGATGGTGGAATTTTTCCAGCAAGAAAGGCATGTCTCCGTAGTTGCCAGTTCCCTGTATCTGTCCATTCATTTTGCAGGCATGACCATTGGACGGCTGCTGGGCAGTTTTTTCGTAGACAAGGCGGGCCATCTAAAAAGCCTGCTGATCTTCTCCTTACTCGCAGTCCTCTGTATTTCACTGGGGATATTTGGGCCGCCTTCCATAGCAATCGTGCTGGCATTTACGGGGTTCTGCTTTTCTATCATCTTTCCTACCGCCACTGCGGCTGTCTCCGGGATCCCCGCAAAGAGTTCCGGAACCATGCTTGGCATGTTCTTTGCATGCGGAGGGCTGGGAGGAATGATCGGGCCATGGCTCATTGGATTTGTAAACGACCTGTTGGGGCTTAAGATGGGCATGTCGGTGAATATCCTGTTTTGCATCATCATCGTATTCTCTTTGATTACCCTTCTTCGTCAGAAGCATTGTTCATAG
- a CDS encoding S8 family peptidase codes for MASQKIEDQLNLAIDATEEEREKSLDLDVGYNPIDREWDLIIKYSGSLERVRTLANQVVELLNEYAIITILESRIDELAQLVEVEYIEKPKRLFFQVANGRRVSCIDSVQDTRFALYGQGVLVAVIDSGIDYASQDFREADGTTRIRALWDQSLAPGEGRTPPEGYAIGAEYTQEQINEALRQPTLQERGRLVPSVDTSGHGTAVAGIAAGNGRNSGGQYAGVASESQLLVVKLGNPRQEGFPRTTELMQGIDYVIRKSLEFQMPVAINISFGNTYGPHDGTSLLERFIDDISNIWKNSICIGTGNEAASAGHTSGVLREDEETIIQLAVQSSQPALNIQIWKEYTDVVDISIVNPSGVAVGPFKEILGPQRYTAGQTEILLYYGEPSPYSTSQEIYIDMIPRDGYISGGIWQIVLSPRRIVSGEFEMWLPSESVLNQGTGFLFPTDSTTLTIPSTASRAISVGAYNALTFSYADFSGRGYTREQQLVKPDIVAPGVSVTSVMVGGGYGQFTGTSFATPFVTGGAALLMEWGIIRGNDNYLYGEKVKAYLRRGARPLPGFTQYPNPQVGYGALCVRDSLPI; via the coding sequence ATGGCAAGTCAGAAGATTGAGGACCAGTTAAATCTGGCGATAGACGCCACGGAAGAAGAACGGGAGAAATCTCTGGATCTGGATGTAGGATATAATCCGATTGACAGGGAATGGGATCTGATCATCAAATACTCAGGAAGCCTGGAACGGGTGAGGACCCTGGCAAACCAGGTTGTGGAACTGCTGAACGAATATGCAATCATTACCATCCTGGAATCCAGGATTGACGAACTTGCGCAGCTGGTGGAAGTAGAATATATTGAGAAGCCCAAAAGGCTGTTCTTTCAAGTCGCAAACGGAAGACGGGTATCCTGTATCGATTCGGTGCAGGATACCCGCTTTGCGCTATATGGACAGGGCGTTCTTGTCGCAGTCATAGATTCCGGGATCGATTATGCCAGCCAGGATTTTCGGGAGGCAGATGGAACCACAAGAATACGGGCGCTGTGGGATCAGTCTCTCGCGCCGGGAGAGGGACGGACGCCGCCGGAAGGGTATGCCATTGGAGCAGAATACACGCAAGAGCAGATTAACGAAGCGCTTAGACAGCCGACTTTGCAGGAGCGAGGAAGGCTGGTTCCAAGCGTAGATACCTCTGGACATGGGACGGCGGTAGCGGGAATCGCGGCAGGAAATGGAAGGAATAGCGGCGGCCAGTATGCAGGTGTTGCCTCTGAAAGCCAGCTGCTGGTGGTGAAACTTGGGAATCCCAGGCAGGAGGGCTTTCCCCGGACCACGGAACTGATGCAGGGAATTGATTATGTCATCCGAAAATCTCTGGAATTTCAGATGCCGGTAGCGATTAACATCAGTTTTGGAAATACATACGGCCCCCATGACGGGACATCGCTTTTAGAACGGTTTATTGACGACATCTCCAATATCTGGAAGAACAGCATCTGTATCGGGACAGGGAATGAGGCGGCGAGCGCGGGCCATACTTCCGGCGTGCTCCGGGAAGACGAGGAGACGATTATCCAGCTGGCGGTGCAAAGTAGCCAGCCAGCGCTGAATATACAGATATGGAAAGAATACACGGACGTGGTGGACATCTCCATCGTCAACCCTTCCGGAGTGGCGGTAGGGCCATTTAAGGAAATATTGGGCCCTCAAAGATATACGGCAGGCCAGACGGAGATCCTGCTCTATTATGGGGAGCCCAGCCCTTATAGCACGTCCCAGGAAATCTATATTGATATGATTCCAAGAGACGGGTATATCTCAGGGGGCATCTGGCAGATCGTACTGTCTCCAAGGCGTATCGTATCCGGAGAATTTGAAATGTGGCTTCCGAGTGAATCCGTGCTTAACCAGGGAACCGGCTTTTTATTTCCGACGGACAGCACGACGCTTACAATCCCATCTACTGCCAGCAGGGCAATTTCCGTAGGCGCCTACAATGCGCTGACATTTTCCTATGCGGATTTTTCCGGAAGAGGATATACCCGGGAACAGCAGTTGGTGAAGCCGGATATCGTTGCGCCGGGAGTAAGCGTTACCTCTGTCATGGTCGGAGGAGGCTATGGACAGTTTACCGGAACCTCCTTTGCGACGCCATTTGTGACGGGCGGCGCGGCGCTTCTGATGGAGTGGGGAATTATAAGGGGGAATGATAATTACCTGTATGGAGAAAAGGTAAAGGCCTATTTAAGGCGCGGCGCGAGGCCATTGCCGGGATTCACCCAGTATCCCAATCCTCAGGTGGGATATGGGGCGCTCTGCGTTAGAGATAGCCTGCCAATTTAA